A region from the Cryptosporangium arvum DSM 44712 genome encodes:
- a CDS encoding CHAT domain-containing protein: MDNMKEGLEDQAILSLALVHHPVGTRIRVELSGPCPAVVENPFPSPITDLDRDAFRWLAEDYLQLRGPSADRIAEREKARIDRLAIELSRAIFNGPGLTSIRAAISHPASIAALRVEVRTDDRDPWVPWEIIPGPGSEIPLSIQAASFVHTSAQSQVSKNANPASGKLEVLMVVSRPEGRQDVPFRSIASRVVRTIGKPGTEVNVRMLRPPTWSALKSELEAAARNGIKYDAVHFDGHGLFDESKSDDSSSRGYVLFESETAEGGADRVDGRTMGELLTKYGIQSVLLNACRSAYREQDSSALENRTADSFAAELLTAGVRDVMAMSLSIYVSTAARIIADVYDRLAAGETLVGATQIARRLEFQRNPTHETQPLGWAVPIIYQGLTLGGQSASDLETTHNNRQIKNLGEHGQSRAIDADLDFIGYDGEFLSVDRALTRTARARITGLAGSGKSSFVREFSNWAVATDLAQEAHVVELEQGLMESMRIMRAHLHQKEVSRVLIAIDGINDEQGHRRVTNFVENVEEFFGIERGVVYVILSGRATVNSRAENVIALNGLDPISARDVAVRSGWIDRSVPDFEKWLDWSRGLPAVINALPDFLSTRSLADANSSETRSLAQIRAGGPASTDDAATILKQFSLKRIEPATITSAAVPIAAALFQSHLTEFEWDLFRQLQERNGFAGLADDLGNLFPSQIDLFSSLGLVSVQEDGSAALHPLASIAARDAHDAVLDFIAEGTSLDFPDLLRNHWATFTMTISVAERVRSQTGSENEEVVLGAAENVWRALDISIAGYWWEHAFPLLRALRRRLLDQSRLSEWESAFQEADLNFKSTPEDALRPGVEDPHVLYFRLQADEAHRRKDFAAEAQWNNKALARTFSAEGQTIAVDDNPRMRNNRFITANMRRGDELRGVGSPECLTWYHKALQLAEGDPLRSADAYLGIARAYFNVPALRNSVLYEKYARSALAAALPMGNIAGDLLSSCCLSVGSAIWESIKSSPDANNAQRVEEAVYYLDLASEGAVPNIAASAHNNVGTIYLDLEMGDLGAARFLQACALLEMLGELGTLALARTNAAIALFRKGRVAHARDLAQAALELQDQASDQVTRVRSILEYILAEDSEP, from the coding sequence ATGGATAACATGAAAGAAGGTCTTGAGGACCAGGCGATTCTATCCCTCGCACTTGTCCACCACCCGGTGGGAACAAGGATTCGCGTTGAACTCTCGGGCCCCTGCCCCGCAGTTGTCGAGAATCCATTCCCCTCCCCTATTACCGATCTGGATAGGGATGCGTTTCGATGGTTAGCCGAGGACTACTTGCAACTGCGTGGACCATCTGCTGACCGAATAGCCGAACGAGAAAAAGCCCGAATAGATCGACTGGCTATCGAACTAAGCCGCGCTATTTTTAATGGTCCAGGCCTAACATCGATTCGCGCGGCGATTAGCCACCCTGCCAGTATTGCGGCTTTGCGGGTTGAAGTTCGAACCGATGACCGAGACCCCTGGGTACCTTGGGAAATAATCCCAGGCCCAGGGAGCGAAATACCTCTATCTATTCAGGCGGCTTCGTTCGTTCACACCTCGGCACAAAGTCAAGTTTCAAAGAACGCGAATCCTGCAAGCGGCAAATTGGAAGTCCTTATGGTTGTTTCCAGGCCAGAAGGAAGACAGGACGTTCCATTCCGATCTATCGCTAGCAGAGTCGTTCGAACTATCGGAAAACCTGGTACCGAAGTCAACGTCCGAATGCTTAGGCCGCCGACTTGGTCGGCACTAAAAAGCGAACTGGAAGCCGCCGCCCGCAACGGTATAAAGTATGATGCAGTTCATTTCGATGGTCACGGGCTTTTCGATGAAAGCAAATCTGACGATAGTTCCTCGCGTGGATATGTTCTGTTTGAATCGGAAACCGCCGAAGGTGGCGCGGATCGAGTCGATGGACGAACCATGGGGGAATTGCTCACCAAATACGGAATTCAATCGGTCCTACTCAATGCGTGCCGATCCGCGTATAGGGAACAAGATTCGTCAGCACTAGAAAATCGTACTGCCGACTCCTTCGCAGCGGAACTTCTCACTGCTGGTGTTCGCGACGTAATGGCAATGTCACTTAGCATCTATGTTAGTACCGCGGCAAGAATAATCGCAGATGTTTACGACAGACTTGCCGCGGGCGAAACCCTAGTCGGCGCTACCCAGATCGCTCGGCGTTTAGAATTCCAGCGCAATCCCACGCATGAGACGCAACCCTTGGGTTGGGCGGTCCCAATCATATATCAGGGGTTGACGCTCGGAGGTCAGTCCGCTTCGGATCTCGAAACCACCCACAACAACAGACAGATCAAAAATCTCGGCGAGCATGGGCAAAGTAGAGCTATCGATGCAGATCTGGACTTCATTGGATATGACGGAGAATTCCTATCGGTCGATCGAGCACTAACTCGTACAGCTCGTGCTCGAATTACCGGATTGGCCGGTTCGGGGAAGTCGTCCTTCGTCCGCGAGTTCTCAAATTGGGCAGTAGCTACTGATTTGGCACAAGAGGCTCATGTTGTAGAACTAGAACAAGGCCTAATGGAGTCCATGCGCATCATGCGCGCGCATCTCCACCAGAAAGAAGTGAGCCGAGTACTAATTGCCATAGACGGCATAAATGACGAGCAAGGCCACCGACGGGTAACTAACTTCGTAGAGAATGTGGAGGAGTTCTTCGGGATTGAACGCGGCGTAGTGTATGTAATATTATCGGGACGAGCAACGGTCAACAGTAGGGCAGAGAACGTGATCGCCTTGAATGGACTAGATCCCATTTCTGCGCGAGACGTAGCCGTTCGTTCTGGATGGATAGATCGGTCTGTTCCCGATTTTGAGAAATGGCTAGATTGGAGTCGCGGGCTGCCTGCCGTGATTAATGCACTACCTGACTTCCTCAGCACGCGCTCGCTGGCGGACGCAAATTCGAGCGAGACGCGGTCTCTAGCGCAGATCCGCGCCGGCGGGCCAGCCTCTACCGACGACGCGGCGACCATCCTAAAACAGTTTAGCTTGAAGCGAATCGAGCCGGCGACTATAACCTCAGCTGCTGTTCCCATTGCGGCGGCTTTGTTCCAATCGCACTTGACCGAATTCGAGTGGGACCTATTTCGGCAATTGCAAGAAAGGAATGGGTTCGCAGGCCTTGCGGACGATCTAGGTAATCTATTTCCTTCGCAGATCGACCTCTTTTCGAGTTTGGGCCTCGTTTCCGTTCAGGAGGATGGGAGTGCTGCTCTACATCCGCTCGCATCAATTGCTGCTCGAGACGCGCATGACGCGGTTCTTGACTTCATAGCCGAGGGCACTTCTCTAGACTTTCCGGATCTACTTAGGAATCACTGGGCTACATTTACCATGACCATATCTGTTGCAGAGAGAGTTAGATCACAGACTGGCTCGGAGAACGAAGAAGTTGTACTAGGTGCTGCAGAGAATGTGTGGCGCGCGCTCGATATCTCTATTGCGGGGTATTGGTGGGAGCATGCTTTTCCCCTTCTCCGCGCTCTGAGAAGGCGACTCCTCGACCAAAGTCGTCTGAGCGAGTGGGAGTCGGCCTTTCAAGAGGCTGATTTGAACTTCAAGTCTACTCCCGAGGATGCGCTTCGGCCGGGCGTTGAAGATCCCCATGTCTTGTACTTTCGACTCCAAGCAGACGAAGCACATAGACGTAAGGACTTCGCTGCAGAGGCTCAATGGAACAACAAGGCTCTAGCGCGAACATTCTCCGCCGAGGGGCAGACCATAGCCGTCGATGATAATCCAAGAATGCGGAATAATCGCTTCATAACCGCGAATATGAGGAGAGGGGATGAACTCAGAGGTGTAGGCTCACCGGAATGTCTAACTTGGTACCATAAGGCTCTCCAATTGGCTGAAGGAGACCCTTTGAGGTCCGCTGATGCTTACTTGGGAATCGCTCGCGCATATTTTAATGTGCCCGCGCTTCGCAACTCGGTCTTGTATGAAAAGTATGCGCGATCCGCCCTCGCGGCCGCGCTCCCGATGGGGAATATTGCTGGGGACCTCCTTTCCTCTTGCTGTCTAAGTGTCGGATCGGCGATCTGGGAGTCGATCAAATCTTCGCCTGATGCCAATAACGCTCAACGCGTCGAAGAGGCGGTTTACTATCTTGACCTTGCATCCGAGGGTGCGGTGCCCAATATAGCGGCGTCGGCGCACAATAACGTAGGGACAATCTACCTTGACCTGGAGATGGGCGATCTAGGTGCCGCACGGTTTCTTCAGGCTTGCGCACTTCTTGAGATGCTTGGTGAACTTGGAACGTTGGCCCTTGCTCGCACAAATGCGGCCATAGCGCTCTTTCGTAAAGGACGTGTGGCCCACGCTCGAGATCTGGCGCAAGCCGCACTCGAACTACAAGATCAGGCCTCTGACCAGGTCACACGCGTACGATCAATACTGGAGTACATCCTTGCTGAGGATTCAGAGCCCTGA
- a CDS encoding zinc-ribbon domain-containing protein produces MTDGRNRVPPRPRAPRPGHSITDTHPAMAAEWHPTRNGTVGPTDVSFGSTYECWWQCQADPTHEWRAQPNARWQGNRLLGCPWCSRRRATPERSLAVHHPDLAAEWHPDFNGNLTPFDRAPTSEFLAWWTCPEGHTYSATIGARVRRHTRPDRMTPARRLGCPTCRSLAGQRPDIAVEWHPEKNFDHPTEVAPRSGQERWWLCPIGHSYAATVANRTRVNPPGSGCPYCSGRRPTPTDTVIVTHPHLVTEFDNDINEEFFLDKVSAGSGRRAAWRCRRGHRWSATVRDRANDGTGCPECAGKRAGADNCLATLMPALTAEWHPELNGDRTPHTVTAFSDIHAVWRCTAGHVWSARIAHRSRGAGCPTCSIGNISRIEQALAASLAETLTVQTQVAIPIEGTARPVRADIVLPDLNIVIEYDGWYWHQDTVARDRARYEQLATRGYRLIRLREEPLGLLHRDDMVVPDRITNTSDRETAGRRVATLLLDHLARLELSHTPVQMPRAVSEAPGESATVSLVQTAGHCRVTRA; encoded by the coding sequence ATGACCGACGGCCGCAATCGCGTCCCTCCTCGTCCGAGGGCACCTCGGCCCGGCCACAGCATCACCGACACGCATCCGGCGATGGCCGCCGAATGGCATCCCACGCGCAACGGCACCGTGGGCCCGACCGATGTGTCCTTCGGATCGACTTACGAGTGCTGGTGGCAGTGCCAAGCAGACCCAACGCACGAATGGCGCGCGCAACCCAACGCTCGCTGGCAAGGCAACCGTTTACTCGGATGCCCGTGGTGTTCTCGTCGACGGGCAACGCCCGAGCGGTCGCTCGCCGTCCACCATCCTGATCTCGCGGCGGAGTGGCACCCCGACTTCAACGGAAACCTCACCCCGTTCGACCGGGCGCCAACGTCAGAGTTCCTGGCCTGGTGGACTTGCCCGGAGGGGCACACCTACTCCGCGACGATCGGCGCCCGCGTCCGACGACACACACGCCCCGACCGGATGACTCCCGCGCGGCGGCTCGGCTGCCCGACCTGCCGCTCTCTCGCCGGCCAGCGACCCGACATCGCCGTCGAATGGCACCCCGAGAAAAACTTCGACCACCCCACTGAGGTGGCTCCTCGATCCGGCCAGGAGCGCTGGTGGCTGTGCCCGATCGGGCACTCCTATGCGGCGACGGTGGCGAACCGCACCCGCGTCAATCCGCCCGGATCAGGCTGTCCCTATTGCTCCGGTCGACGACCTACCCCGACCGACACCGTGATCGTGACCCACCCCCATCTCGTCACGGAATTCGACAACGACATCAACGAAGAGTTCTTCCTCGACAAGGTCAGCGCCGGCTCAGGCCGCCGAGCCGCCTGGCGCTGCCGCCGGGGCCACCGATGGTCCGCGACAGTCCGAGACCGCGCAAACGACGGCACCGGGTGTCCCGAGTGCGCCGGAAAACGCGCAGGCGCCGACAACTGCCTCGCCACCCTGATGCCCGCACTCACCGCCGAATGGCACCCCGAACTCAACGGTGACCGCACCCCACACACCGTCACGGCCTTCTCCGACATTCACGCTGTCTGGCGCTGCACTGCCGGCCACGTCTGGTCAGCGCGCATAGCGCACCGATCCCGCGGCGCCGGATGCCCAACCTGCTCAATCGGCAACATCTCACGCATCGAACAGGCACTCGCAGCCTCACTCGCGGAAACACTGACTGTGCAAACGCAGGTAGCGATACCGATCGAGGGCACCGCCCGACCAGTTCGGGCCGACATAGTCCTTCCCGACCTCAACATCGTCATCGAGTACGACGGCTGGTACTGGCATCAAGACACGGTCGCCCGAGATCGGGCACGGTACGAACAGCTAGCAACGCGCGGCTACAGGCTGATCCGACTCCGGGAAGAACCACTCGGTCTCCTACACCGCGACGACATGGTCGTACCCGACCGAATCACCAACACCTCCGACCGAGAAACCGCAGGACGACGCGTCGCAACACTCCTGCTCGATCATCTCGCTCGGCTCGAGCTCAGCCACACGCCAGTGCAGATGCCGAGAGCCGTCAGCGAAGCGCCCGGGGAGTCCGCCACTGTCAGTCTCGTCCAGACCGCCGGCCACTGCCGCGTGACTCGGGCGTAA